GGCATTCCTGGTGTACGCATCTTCGCCGAATCGGATGGACCTAGCGAAGTCAGCGACACCACGGATGCCAACGGTATGTATTCCCTGCCCGTCATCGGGGGCCACTGGCACGTGCGCCCCAGCGGCCGGGACCTTATCGATAACGGCTACATGGTGCCTTATCGACGCGATGAGGGCGTCGATATCTTTGACGGCGATAGTGTCACCGTTGATTTCCTGACTTATTTTGCCGATGCCACGATTACCGGCACGGCAACATTCACCGATGCCAGCCCCGTAGCCGGTGCCGAAATCTGGGGTGACACGTTTGACTTCTTCACCCGGACGGAGACCGCCGCCGATGGTAGCTATACGCTCATGGTGAGCTCTGCGCTGGATACGGTGATGCATACGGATGAGTTTGGCAACACCTACACCAGCTACGGCTATTGGGTTAATGCCTGGGTGGAAGGCGCCCTGCCGCAGCCGCCCGGGTATGGTGATGTGCCCGCTGCCGCGACGGGCAAGGACTTCCTGTTCTTCCCCACTGACGCCACTTTGAGCGGCCATATCTTCTTTGAAACAACGTTTAATCCCGTTCGCAATGCCTTCATCAACGCCTATACCATGGACGATACCAACTTCTTCTTCAGCGGGACCGACACCGATGATGACGGTTTCTACGAACTGGAGCTGATTGGCGGGTCTACCTGGTTTATCGAGGTATTCCGGCCCGACATGGGTTGGCCGCCGGCGATAACCGATACCATCGAGGTCTTCGCGGGTGTATCGATTGTGCGGGACTACTTCCTGCCGGAACTCGCCCAGTTCGTATTTGTTGAGGGACACGTCTATAACCCCGATGGTTTCCCGGTGGGTAACGCCCGGGTGGAGATCATTCAGACCGACGGGCCGTTCTACGCCCAGACCTTCACCGATGGGGACGGCTACTTCTTCGTCGACGGGGTGCCCACCTTCAGCCAGTTCGATATCGTGGCGTCGGCCGAAGGCTATCCGCCCCAGGTGCAGCATCACAGCACCGGTGCAGACGGCATCTACGTCGGCTTCTTCCTCGGTGGGGAACGGATCAGGGTCGCGGGACAGGTGACCTCCGCTGCCGATGGAGCGCCCATCATTGGGGCCTTGGTCCTGGCCTTCGAGCAGGGGTTCCTCGACGAGGGCGAGTTCACGGACGAGGGCGGTTTCTATGAGCTCTTCTTGAAGCCCGCGGAGTATCTGCTCAGGGCCGGCGCCACCGGCTTCCTGGTGGACTCCGTGCGGTTCGTAGTGGAGACGGACACCACCGTCGACTTCGTTCTCGCCGATGCCGGCGCACTGCTCACCGAGACGGTCACCGGAACGGTCACCGCTCCGGACGACACTCCGATTCCAAGGGTATTCGTCCTCTTCGTCACGGCAGACTATATGGCCCAGACCTTCACCGGCGCCGATGGTATCTACACCCTGGACCTCCTGCCCGGCAGTTACTTTTCCCTCTTCGCCAGGGAGGGTTTCCTGGAAGAGACCAAGGAGTGGGATGTTCCGGGTGGCCCGTTCGACGTGGTTATGACGCCGGAAACGTTCCTGGATTTGACGGCCGTTCTGGATGCGCCCAATGACCATGGCCGCTGGGTCCATGCCCGTTGGAGTGTCAACCGCCTCATCGCCGGCGAAGTATCCCGCTTCGAACTGTGGGAGATCGGGTTCGGGGCCAATCCCATGGAGGACATGCCCATCATGCATGCCGGCACCTCCCCCGCCCTGGGCGACGCGGACAGATACTTCCTGCCGGCGCGCACTAGCCAGGGTGACGTGATCCCGCACTGGTATGTCGTCACCGGTCACTACGGCGACGACCCCTGGCCGCGCTTCATCTCCAACCAGATGTCGGGCGCCTCTATGGATAATCTGCCGCCGCAAGCGCCCGCTAACCTGGCGACCGCTGTGGAGTCCGGCACGGTAACCATCTCCTGGGCGCCCTCTGTGGATGACCCGGAGGAGGGCACGGCCGTGCAGTTCTACTCGGTATACCGCTCAGATAGCGATGCTGAGTTCGCCCTTGTGGGCAACACGGCCGAGACGTCCTTTGCGGATGCCCTGGGCAGCGGGGTGTACCAGTGGCAGGTGACGGCCACCGATTTCGCCGGCAACGTCTCGGCCCCCTCGGCCCCCACCACCGCCATCACCCTGGGTGTTGACGGCAACCTGGCCGTTCCGGAGGTCTATGCCCTGCGCAGCAACTATCCCAACCCCTTCAATCCCAGCACGACCATCGTTTACGAGCTGCCCGAAGCCGGGCCGGTGTCCCTGAAGGTCTATGACCTTACCGGGAAGCACATCAGAACGCTGGTAAACGAGAGCGTACCGGCCGGGTATTTCCAGGTGGTCTGGGATGGCCGCGATGCCCACGGCGCCGCGCTGGCTACAGGCGTCTATTTCTACCGCCTCGTGGCCAGCCAGGGCTATGCCAAGACCCTCAAGATGGTGCTGATGAAGTAAGCACCCTCCTGTAAGGTGATCGGTATTTGAACAGCCCCACCCGGTCCCGATACGTCGGGGTCAGGTGGGGCTGTTTGTTTGGGGGCAGGGTCGCGTCTTCAGGCCGTGCTTTGGAGGGGATTGGCGTTGACCACCTGGCAGTCGGGCCAACGCTGGTAGTGCGCTTTGTCCCCGGGGGCCTCCTCGAACAGCCCGAACACCGCGCTCCCGCTCCCTGACAGTCCCGCGTAGACCGCCCCCAGCTCCCGCAGCTCGCGCTTGATCTCCGCCAACCGCCGGTAGCGTGGGAAAACCACCCCCTCGAAGTCGTTACTGAAGCGGTCCCAGGGAATGGGCGTCTGCGCCAGCAGCTGGTCGAATGCCGGGGGCGCCGAAAAACTTTCCCGCGCGGCCAGCTGCCCATAAGCCCACGCCGTGTCCACTGAGAATGGGGGGATCACCAGGACCAGCGCGTAGGCCAGCTGCTGGCTCAGCGGCGTGAGGTCGTCACCGATACCCGCGCCCAGTTGCAGTCCGCCACGGATGAAAAACGGCACGTCGGCGCCCAGCTCCACGGCCAAGGCTTCCAGTTCCGCCGGTGTGAGGCCTGCCTGCCAATAGCGGTTCAATCCCCGGAGGACTGCCCCGGCGTCGCTGGAACCACCCCCCAGACCGCTGCCCGCCGGAATGTGCTTCTGCAGTAGGATGTGGACACCCCGGCGCGTCCGCAAGCGGGCCTGTAGCAGTCTCGCCGCGCGGACGCACAGGTTGTCGCCGCCGGTAGGCACGCCCTCGGCCGCCGGGCCGGAGACCCGCATGGTTACGCTGCCGGAGCTGCCCTCGCTGAGGGTGAGGGTGTCGCCAAAGCTGATCTCCTGGTAAAGGGTATGCAGCAGGTGGTAGCCGTCGTCCCGCCGCCCGGTAATGTGCAGCCCCAGGTTCACCTTGGCGTTGGCTGGGAGGGTCAGGGCCACGGGCTGTTGCGGACCTACTTGGCCGACAGCGCGGCTTGTATCCGCTGGCGCAGCTTGTCCAAACCGAAGTGCTCCACGATGGTCACCATGTCCGGCCCGGCCACCCGACCGGCGATGGCGGCACGGATGGGCTGCCACAGGTCGCGACCCTTGATGGCAAATTCGGCCCCGATCCCCTTCACCGCGGAGAGAAACCATTCGCCCGAGAACTCGCTAACCTCTTCCAGCCGGGACTGCAGGGCCAGCAGAACGCCCCGGGCCTCCGCGCTGGCGAGGGATTCCTGCGCCGCCTCGTCCAGCACCAGCGGTTCCTCGAAGAAAAAGGCCAGTTGGTCGGGTGCTTCCGTCAGCAGATTGACCTTGGTGTGGATAGCGGCCGCCAGGGTGTCGGTGAGTTGCCAGTCCGGGTCCAGCAGAGCCTCAATGGCATTCCGAAATTGATCCAGGCTCAGCCGCCGGATGTGCTGGCCGTTGAGCCACAGGAGCTTCTCCCGGTCAAAAATGGCGCCCCCTTTCTGGATGCGCTCCAGGCTGAAGGCCTGCACCAGTTCGTCCAATGAAAATAGCTCCTGGTTGGAGGCATCGTGCCAGCCCAGCAGGGCCACGAAGTTTACCAGCGTCTGGGCCAGATAGCCCTCCTGCCGGTAGTTCTCCACCGCCACCGTGCCCTGCCGCTTGGAGAGTTTTGAGCGGTCGGGGTTGAGTAGCAGCGGCAGGTGGGCGAACTGGGGCGGCTCCCACTGGAAAAAGCGGTAGAGCAGCAGGTGCTTGGGCATGCTGGGCAGCCACTCCTCGCCGCGAATGACGTGGCTTACCGCCATGAGGTGGTCGTCCACCACGTTGGCCAGGTGGTAGGTGGGAAAGCCGTCCGTCTTTAGCAGCACCTGGTCGTCCACCGATTCCAGGTCGAAGCCGACCTTCTGGCGAACGATGTCCTCCATGACGATGCGGCCCGTCTCCGGTACCGCCAGTCGTACCACGTGGGGCTCGTTCTCGGCGCGGGATGCGGCTTCACCGGGCGGCAGGTTGCGGCAGTGGCGGTCGTAGCGTGACGCCAGACCCAGGCTGCGTTGGCGTTCCCGAACCTCTGTCAGCCGCTCCGGCGTGCAGAAGCAGGGGTAGGCGTGGCCGCCCGCCAGCAACTGGCGGACGTGGTTATGATAGATGTCCAACCGCTGCGATTGCAGATAGGGGCCGTGCTCGCCGCCCATGCCGGGACCCTCATCAATATCCAGCCCGGCCCATGCCAGCGACGCCAACAGGTTGTCCACGGCCCCTTCCACCTGGCGCGACGGGTCCGTATCCTCGATACGCAGGA
The window above is part of the Candidatus Neomarinimicrobiota bacterium genome. Proteins encoded here:
- a CDS encoding glutamate--tRNA ligase, which translates into the protein MSVRVRFAPSPTGFLHVGGLRTALYNWLFARGQSGTFILRIEDTDPSRQVEGAVDNLLASLAWAGLDIDEGPGMGGEHGPYLQSQRLDIYHNHVRQLLAGGHAYPCFCTPERLTEVRERQRSLGLASRYDRHCRNLPPGEAASRAENEPHVVRLAVPETGRIVMEDIVRQKVGFDLESVDDQVLLKTDGFPTYHLANVVDDHLMAVSHVIRGEEWLPSMPKHLLLYRFFQWEPPQFAHLPLLLNPDRSKLSKRQGTVAVENYRQEGYLAQTLVNFVALLGWHDASNQELFSLDELVQAFSLERIQKGGAIFDREKLLWLNGQHIRRLSLDQFRNAIEALLDPDWQLTDTLAAAIHTKVNLLTEAPDQLAFFFEEPLVLDEAAQESLASAEARGVLLALQSRLEEVSEFSGEWFLSAVKGIGAEFAIKGRDLWQPIRAAIAGRVAGPDMVTIVEHFGLDKLRQRIQAALSAK
- a CDS encoding carboxypeptidase regulatory-like domain-containing protein, producing the protein PQFIETFVGIGDSLAGLNFVFEPATASISGTLTDENANGIPGVRIFAESDGPSEVSDTTDANGMYSLPVIGGHWHVRPSGRDLIDNGYMVPYRRDEGVDIFDGDSVTVDFLTYFADATITGTATFTDASPVAGAEIWGDTFDFFTRTETAADGSYTLMVSSALDTVMHTDEFGNTYTSYGYWVNAWVEGALPQPPGYGDVPAAATGKDFLFFPTDATLSGHIFFETTFNPVRNAFINAYTMDDTNFFFSGTDTDDDGFYELELIGGSTWFIEVFRPDMGWPPAITDTIEVFAGVSIVRDYFLPELAQFVFVEGHVYNPDGFPVGNARVEIIQTDGPFYAQTFTDGDGYFFVDGVPTFSQFDIVASAEGYPPQVQHHSTGADGIYVGFFLGGERIRVAGQVTSAADGAPIIGALVLAFEQGFLDEGEFTDEGGFYELFLKPAEYLLRAGATGFLVDSVRFVVETDTTVDFVLADAGALLTETVTGTVTAPDDTPIPRVFVLFVTADYMAQTFTGADGIYTLDLLPGSYFSLFAREGFLEETKEWDVPGGPFDVVMTPETFLDLTAVLDAPNDHGRWVHARWSVNRLIAGEVSRFELWEIGFGANPMEDMPIMHAGTSPALGDADRYFLPARTSQGDVIPHWYVVTGHYGDDPWPRFISNQMSGASMDNLPPQAPANLATAVESGTVTISWAPSVDDPEEGTAVQFYSVYRSDSDAEFALVGNTAETSFADALGSGVYQWQVTATDFAGNVSAPSAPTTAITLGVDGNLAVPEVYALRSNYPNPFNPSTTIVYELPEAGPVSLKVYDLTGKHIRTLVNESVPAGYFQVVWDGRDAHGAALATGVYFYRLVASQGYAKTLKMVLMK
- the ispE gene encoding 4-(cytidine 5'-diphospho)-2-C-methyl-D-erythritol kinase, which encodes MALTLPANAKVNLGLHITGRRDDGYHLLHTLYQEISFGDTLTLSEGSSGSVTMRVSGPAAEGVPTGGDNLCVRAARLLQARLRTRRGVHILLQKHIPAGSGLGGGSSDAGAVLRGLNRYWQAGLTPAELEALAVELGADVPFFIRGGLQLGAGIGDDLTPLSQQLAYALVLVIPPFSVDTAWAYGQLAARESFSAPPAFDQLLAQTPIPWDRFSNDFEGVVFPRYRRLAEIKRELRELGAVYAGLSGSGSAVFGLFEEAPGDKAHYQRWPDCQVVNANPLQSTA